A DNA window from Alicyclobacillus vulcanalis contains the following coding sequences:
- the rpsU gene encoding 30S ribosomal protein S21, producing the protein MSEVRLRKNESIDSALRRFKKQMARDGVLAEVRKREHYEKPSVARKKKAQAAQRKRRHSY; encoded by the coding sequence ATGTCGGAAGTCCGTCTGCGCAAGAATGAGTCCATTGACAGCGCGCTGCGCCGCTTCAAGAAGCAGATGGCCCGCGACGGCGTTTTGGCGGAGGTGCGCAAGCGCGAGCACTACGAGAAGCCTAGCGTTGCGCGCAAGAAGAAGGCCCAGGCAGCTCAACGCAAGCGCCGCCACAGCTACTGA
- a CDS encoding GatB/YqeY domain-containing protein, which produces MAILDQLNEDLKQAMRDKDKVRLSVIRMVKSAAKNREIELGRALTDEDMTAVIQKEIKQRRDSLQAFQEAQRADLIEQAEQEIAVLEAYLPAQLGDDEIEQLAKDVMARVGASTKADMGKVMRELMPSVRGRADGRRVQQIVERLLA; this is translated from the coding sequence ATGGCCATCCTTGATCAGCTGAATGAGGACCTGAAGCAGGCGATGCGAGACAAGGACAAGGTCCGGCTCTCGGTCATCCGGATGGTGAAGTCGGCGGCCAAGAACCGAGAAATCGAGCTGGGCCGCGCGCTGACGGATGAAGACATGACGGCCGTCATTCAGAAGGAGATCAAGCAGCGCCGAGATTCCCTCCAGGCGTTTCAGGAAGCACAGCGGGCAGATTTGATAGAGCAGGCAGAGCAAGAGATTGCTGTACTCGAAGCGTACCTGCCGGCGCAGCTAGGCGATGACGAGATCGAACAGTTGGCCAAGGATGTGATGGCGCGGGTGGGCGCCTCCACCAAGGCGGACATGGGGAAGGTCATGCGCGAGCTGATGCCGTCGGTGCGCGGGCGCGCCGATGGGCGCCGGGTACAGCAGATCGTCGAGCGCCTGCTCGCGTGA
- a CDS encoding YabP/YqfC family sporulation protein, whose product MPGWTSSIKRRAGEMLRLPPDAVESVARVTLVGDHLIIEGAKALLEISSQRIVCDLGDRVVHIEGDAFVIKLVTDREIHAVGRVRHLSFGGGGV is encoded by the coding sequence ATGCCGGGATGGACGTCATCAATCAAACGGCGCGCGGGCGAGATGCTGCGGCTCCCGCCGGACGCCGTCGAATCCGTGGCTCGCGTCACGCTCGTGGGGGATCACCTCATCATCGAGGGCGCGAAGGCGCTGCTTGAAATCTCCTCGCAGCGCATCGTGTGTGACCTTGGCGATCGCGTCGTTCACATCGAGGGGGACGCGTTTGTCATCAAACTCGTGACGGATCGGGAAATTCACGCGGTGGGCCGCGTTCGCCACCTCAGCTTCGGGGGTGGCGGGGTATGA
- a CDS encoding Na/Pi cotransporter family protein: MLTHILATCLSLVAFLSGLRLMRSGFERMAEGRLARVIRVAASTPTRGILTGAVSTALLQSSGAVTAITVGLVAAGSLDFASGLGLVLGANVGTTITPQLLHLNLWGIVLPALALGLALSLSPRRAHRPLGEGLVGFASLFIALQALSAALRPVAAAPFFHRALATAGQHALLAALAGAALSALVQSSTATTLIAMALASQHSIPLEGAVAIALGANVGTCLTSVIAAIGTPRPAQRIALAHVLLNAVGVAVCLPLLHPFTSAIALASATPGQAVANANTAFNALSTLAVWPLTRPFARLLVWMLPDARAA, translated from the coding sequence ATGCTCACGCACATCCTCGCGACCTGTCTTTCCCTGGTCGCCTTCCTCAGCGGACTTCGCCTCATGCGATCCGGCTTTGAACGCATGGCGGAAGGGCGCCTGGCGCGAGTCATACGCGTCGCCGCATCCACGCCGACGCGCGGCATCCTCACCGGCGCCGTGAGCACGGCCCTGCTCCAATCGTCCGGAGCCGTGACCGCCATCACGGTCGGCCTCGTCGCGGCGGGAAGTCTCGACTTCGCGAGCGGCTTAGGCCTTGTGCTCGGGGCCAACGTCGGCACCACCATCACGCCGCAGCTGCTCCACCTGAATCTCTGGGGCATCGTCCTGCCCGCGCTCGCCCTCGGCCTGGCGCTGTCGTTGTCGCCCCGAAGGGCGCACCGGCCGCTCGGCGAAGGCCTCGTCGGCTTCGCAAGCCTGTTTATCGCCCTGCAGGCCCTGAGCGCCGCGCTCCGCCCCGTCGCGGCCGCGCCGTTCTTTCACCGCGCGCTCGCCACCGCCGGACAACATGCGCTCCTTGCGGCGCTCGCAGGCGCGGCGCTCAGCGCGCTCGTGCAGTCGTCGACGGCCACCACGCTCATCGCCATGGCGCTCGCCAGCCAGCACAGCATCCCGCTCGAAGGCGCCGTCGCCATCGCGCTCGGCGCCAACGTCGGCACGTGCCTCACCTCGGTCATCGCAGCCATCGGCACACCGCGCCCCGCGCAGCGCATCGCGCTCGCGCACGTGCTCCTCAACGCGGTCGGGGTCGCCGTATGCCTTCCCCTGCTTCACCCGTTCACAAGCGCCATAGCCCTCGCCTCGGCAACACCCGGTCAAGCCGTCGCAAACGCCAACACCGCGTTCAACGCCCTGTCCACCTTGGCCGTCTGGCCACTGACCCGACCGTTCGCGCGGCTGCTCGTCTGGATGCTTCCCGACGCGCGCGCCGCGTGA